The window GATGCGTAAATTTCTGTAAATACAACGCACTTGCTTATGTTCTTAATCAACTGATAGTTTTTCCAGAGGTGTGCCATTCCTGCGGCGGCTGTATCCTTTTGTGCCCTGCAAAGGCGTTGGTTAAAAGCGAAAGAAAAATCGGCGAAATTGAAGAAGGACAGTCCGGCAGTGTATCAACTTTAACCGGCTGCCTTAACACAGGAGAAGAATCCGGCGTGCCGATTATAAAAGGTTTGATACAGAGGCTGCCCGACGCGGATACCACGATTATTGATTGTCCGCCCGGCAGCGCCTGTATTGTAATGGAGAGTATCCGTAAAGCTGACTTTTGCCTGTTGGTTGCTGAACCGACATTATTTGGTGTTCATAATCTGGCGATGGCTTATGATCTTGTGAAACTGTTCAAAAAGCCGTTTGGCGTGGTACTCAACAAATGTCTGCCCGAAGAAAATCCGGCCGAACAGTTCTGTACAGATAATCAAATTCATGTCCTTGCAAAAATTTCTTTTGATGAGGAACTGGGCAGCCTCAATTCAAAAGGACTGATCGCAGTACGGGAAGACAGGCGGTATCAGGTGCTTTTTAAAAAACTGCTGGAAGGTATCACAAAGGAGGCCGCATCGTGAAACAGCTTCTGATTCTCAGCGGCAAAGGTGGAACAGGGAAAACCACAATTGCCGGCGCGCTTGTCAAGCTGAGTGAATGCCATGCTTTTGCAGACTGTGATGTAGACGCTCCCAATCTTCATTTGGTGCTTACACAAAACTCTGCCCCGATGAAAAAAGAGTATTATGGATTGGGAAAAGCGGTAATCGACCAATCAAAATGCTTGAATTGTGGATTCTGCGAACAAAACTGTCACTTTGGAGCAATAAAAAACGCCAGCGTGGATGTCTTTGAATGTGAAGGCTGCGGAGTTTGCGTTGAACTGTGTCCGGTTCACGCCATTCAACTTTCCAACTATGTGTCCGGAAACTTAACGCTCTACAAATCGGAAGAAACCGTTTTCTCAACCGCCCAACTGAAAATGGGAAGCGGTGCTTCAGGCAAATTGGTTACGGCAGTGAAACGGCAGCTTTTGCAGGAAGCTCCGCATGAGGATTTGGCCATCATTGACGGTTCCCCCGGAATCGGATGCCCGGTCATCGCTTCAATCAGTGGTGTGGATATGGTTCTCATTGTGGCAGAACCAACCATATCGGGCATGCATGATATGAAAAGGATCCTTGAAACAACACAACATTTTGGTGTAAACTGTGCTGTTTGCATCAACAAGTTCGATGTGAACATAGGCAATACCAAAGACATTGAAAACTATTGCAGTGGACTTGATATTCCTGTGATTGGGAAAATACCGTTTGATGATACGGTCGTGAAAGCGGTAAATCAGAGCCAAAGTATTGCCTGCTATCCCGATAGTCCTGCTGGGAAAGCAGTGGTTTCCATTTGGAACGATTTAAAATCATATATCAGATAATTCAAGTATTGTTCCAGATGTTCATTCTATATTAAGTCAATTTTAAAATTATTAAATTTAAAAGGAGAAAATGAATTATGAAAATCGCAGTTGCAAGTGAAGGTAAAATGGTAACGGAACATTTCGGTCATTGTGAGGGATTTGCTATATTTGAGACAGAAAACAAGCGGATTACAAGCAGTGAATTCATTCCTAATCCCGGACATAAGCCGGGCTTTTTACCGAATTTTCTGAATGACAAGGGCGTAAAGGTCATTATTTCCGGTGGCATGGGTGGCGGTGCTGTTGATATTTTCAATGAAAAAGGGATTGAAGTGGTCACCGGAGCCTCCGGCGATGCCGAGACGGCTGTTAACAGCTATTTACAGGGAACACTGAAATCAACAGGCTCTGTTTGCCATGAGCACCAGCATGCTGATGAGTGCGGAGAATAAAACCATATATCTTAATATAGGGATACAGAGGCAACAGCTTCTTCCGTTTGTGGAGGTCGTACCGGTAGGAGTGCTTGAACTCATTACAAAGCAAAACTACTGAAAAGCGTAGGAAATACAGTGTAGCCGGTAAGGTGTTATTGACCTTACCGGCTACACTATTCATGCACTGCTGCTTTATTGCTTTTCATTGCCGTTTTTTTTATTATCGGGACTGCATGACGCATTTACGGCGGCCAATAAGGATAGTTGATCACCAATCGTTGTGAACAGAGCGCCTAATACAACCAAGTCTTCATCGTTTGTGTATTGAGAGATCTGTATTGCGATGGCAGCGGAAAGTGCCGTGAGTTTTTCACCGAAACAGTTGTTCATATTATTTCAGCCTTTTTGAAAATTGTTTTCTACTTTGGCCCAATCAATTACATTAAACCAGTTTTCAGCATAGTCGGCTCTAAGGTTTTTATACTTTAAATAATATGAATGTTCCCAAACATCGATTAATAGGATCGGCGCCAGACAGGTTTTCAAAAGGGTGTCCTGATTTGCGGTAGAAAGGATTTTTAACTCCCCGCATTGATTTGCGGCCAACCAAGCATATCCCGAGCCAAAACGATTGACTGCGGCCTGCTTTAACTGTGCTTTAAAATTACCGAAGGTTCCAAAAGTTTTTTCAATTGCATTCTGCATTTGCG of the uncultured Caproiciproducens sp. genome contains:
- a CDS encoding 4Fe-4S dicluster domain-containing protein, whose product is MRVAVLSGKGGTGKTFVSVNLACAAERAVYVDCDVEEPNGYLFLKPVISNRTPVTVTIPGLIANQCLGCKRCVNFCKYNALAYVLNQLIVFPEVCHSCGGCILLCPAKALVKSERKIGEIEEGQSGSVSTLTGCLNTGEESGVPIIKGLIQRLPDADTTIIDCPPGSACIVMESIRKADFCLLVAEPTLFGVHNLAMAYDLVKLFKKPFGVVLNKCLPEENPAEQFCTDNQIHVLAKISFDEELGSLNSKGLIAVREDRRYQVLFKKLLEGITKEAAS
- a CDS encoding ATP-binding protein, producing MKQLLILSGKGGTGKTTIAGALVKLSECHAFADCDVDAPNLHLVLTQNSAPMKKEYYGLGKAVIDQSKCLNCGFCEQNCHFGAIKNASVDVFECEGCGVCVELCPVHAIQLSNYVSGNLTLYKSEETVFSTAQLKMGSGASGKLVTAVKRQLLQEAPHEDLAIIDGSPGIGCPVIASISGVDMVLIVAEPTISGMHDMKRILETTQHFGVNCAVCINKFDVNIGNTKDIENYCSGLDIPVIGKIPFDDTVVKAVNQSQSIACYPDSPAGKAVVSIWNDLKSYIR
- a CDS encoding NifB/NifX family molybdenum-iron cluster-binding protein, translated to MMKIAVASEGKMVTEHFGHCEGFAIFETENKRITSSEFIPNPGHKPGFLPNFLNDKGVKVIISGGMGGGAVDIFNEKGIEVVTGASGDAETAVNSYLQGTLKSTGSVCHEHQHADECGE
- a CDS encoding DUF6774 domain-containing protein; its protein translation is MNNCFGEKLTALSAAIAIQISQYTNDEDLVVLGALFTTIGDQLSLLAAVNASCSPDNKKNGNEKQ
- a CDS encoding superoxide dismutase, which produces MNNHYPFKLLPLPYEYNALEPYIDAQTVELHHDKHLKAYVDHLNAALKPYPQFQQMTLEQLIIHASRLPECIQTEVINNAGGVYNHNFYFDIMGNTNNEPYTQMQNAIEKTFGTFGNFKAQLKQAAVNRFGSGYAWLAANQCGELKILSTANQDTLLKTCLAPILLIDVWEHSYYLKYKNLRADYAENWFNVIDWAKVENNFQKG